Proteins from one Candidatus Hydrogenedentota bacterium genomic window:
- a CDS encoding decaprenyl-phosphate phosphoribosyltransferase has product MTDRMLLIPRLLRVYQWPKNLLVLLPLVFAQEMDNARADLLALAAFAAFCLASSATYLVNDLHDLDQDRRHPDKKSRPLASGRVSPAAAALLAAVLLAGAFAAGFPTGTPFLLSLGGYILLSLSYTFLLKHVFLVDVLVVSMGFVIRATAGAVAIRVAFSNWLVVCTFFLALFLVLGKRRREISLLQGEAENHRAVLAHYTVDYIDHLLMFVAAGALITYTIYTCSPEVVDRIGTDKMYLTLPFVVYGLARYLWLVQEKESGGDPANILLSDWPMVVTVALWGAACAAILYL; this is encoded by the coding sequence GTGACCGACCGCATGCTGCTCATCCCGCGCCTGCTCCGGGTGTACCAGTGGCCGAAGAACCTCCTCGTGCTGCTGCCCCTGGTCTTCGCGCAGGAGATGGACAACGCGCGGGCGGACCTCCTGGCCCTGGCGGCCTTCGCCGCCTTCTGCCTCGCCTCCAGCGCCACCTACCTCGTCAACGACCTCCACGATTTGGACCAGGACCGGCGGCACCCGGACAAGAAATCCCGGCCCCTGGCCTCGGGGCGCGTGTCCCCGGCGGCGGCGGCGCTGCTGGCGGCGGTGCTGCTGGCCGGCGCCTTCGCGGCGGGGTTTCCCACGGGGACGCCCTTCCTGCTGTCGCTGGGGGGCTACATCCTCCTTTCCCTCTCCTACACCTTCCTGCTGAAGCATGTCTTCCTGGTGGACGTGCTGGTGGTTTCCATGGGGTTTGTCATCCGGGCAACGGCGGGCGCGGTGGCGATTCGCGTGGCCTTCTCGAACTGGCTGGTGGTCTGCACCTTCTTCCTCGCGCTCTTCCTGGTGCTCGGCAAGCGGCGGCGGGAAATCTCCCTGCTCCAGGGCGAGGCGGAGAACCACCGGGCGGTGCTCGCGCACTACACCGTGGACTACATTGACCACCTGCTCATGTTCGTGGCCGCGGGCGCGCTCATCACCTACACCATCTACACCTGCTCCCCCGAGGTGGTGGACCGCATCGGCACCGACAAGATGTACCTGACGCTCCCCTTCGTGGTCTACGGCCTCGCGCGCTACCTGTGGCTCGTCCAGGAAAAGGAAAGCGGGGGGGACCCGGCGAACATCCTGCTCAGCGACT